From Candidatus Pedobacter colombiensis, one genomic window encodes:
- a CDS encoding SusC/RagA family TonB-linked outer membrane protein, which produces MTALFIQVSAKSVAQKVTISAKNASLLQLFDELRLQTGYDFLYSDEMLKMAKPVTIYAKQQQLETVLNQMFRNQHLVYTLKYKAVIIARKEETLLDMVNSYFARIDVRGKVSDEQGRPLPGATVKAKNLDRLVITDANGGFAFTGIDEKAVLVVSYLGYKTKEVPVKAVMNISIELANADLEEVGVISTGYQKVKKDQLTGAASTIGEKDYNQRTAVTGNFLENLEGKIPGLVYNSISGEISIRGVSTFDAVKRPLIVVDGFPTEIDLSTINPNDVVSVSVLRDAAAASIYGVQASNGVIVVETRRGKIGKPVFNFRSTFGFEAKPDFSNLNYIGSEEMIQIHKDYVKSGNDARYYYQDHSAIDPVKMVLFDLGDKLITQQQADAKLAAIGSYNNLKDYTNLFYQKRLTKQVNFDVSGGNDKSTYLLGLNYITEKPKERASQNDRIILNAANTYQLTNLFSLDFRASYTNNQKKNGKIAPYEDLLPYERLVDDYGNALPATYGEGKETSYAVSKAYNEAAKAKGLYDMLYYPYAELNANSNKTTLNSFRTQGRLNTKITNWLNLDLGGAYENEQGINDYLQTDKTYRVRYMVNIKAKKDPVKGTPMFTDLPQGDFLSKQTIKNLAYTLRGQFNANYYSKDRKHNISGILGVEQRKTQSESYKTTFFGYDGQSLINKPVNLQVLNTNTPPVFSELGTYDGTRFKSTNYFSELSNDRRFRSFYGQGTYVYDRRYVATGSLRIDQSNLFGIDPKYKNTPLWSAGLSWVLAEEEFIKPLTWISTLQLRAATGFNGNVPSSVNGPFLLLNSGLNTVFNTSQLYYDVASPENQSIRWETTQNYNLGLDFGLLEGKISGSVDAYYKKTRDVFGMMSADPTLGFNQYNANTAAIENKGLELMINSSNFSSRSFSWRTGITASFNKNKVLAVQTKDKTSSVNMVDGTDLQKGYPMNALFSYKYAGLNDKGQPGVYDRNGDVKIMNTYGDAIVDVDFEDLKYSGTTTPKYVVGLNNQFSVGAFDFSFLFMYYGGHVMRVQQPNPDDVNYGYALKGSANYWKQKGDELYTSIPGFPEYGTPGYYGFAAKYGYTYGDRFVRKADYIRLRDIILTYNLKSETLKKAGISNTQIRFQAQNPFKYTFSGNSIDSESIDKRTGIRSMPQQAFYSLTLSTNF; this is translated from the coding sequence ATGACAGCCTTATTTATACAAGTGAGCGCTAAAAGTGTTGCGCAGAAGGTTACAATATCGGCAAAGAATGCTTCATTGTTACAGTTATTTGATGAATTGCGATTACAGACCGGCTATGATTTTCTTTATTCAGATGAAATGCTGAAAATGGCAAAACCGGTGACGATCTATGCAAAACAGCAACAATTGGAAACAGTTTTGAACCAAATGTTTCGTAACCAGCATCTGGTTTATACCTTAAAATATAAGGCTGTGATTATTGCAAGGAAGGAAGAAACCTTATTGGATATGGTGAATTCCTATTTTGCCAGAATTGACGTTCGCGGAAAAGTAAGTGATGAACAGGGACGGCCCTTACCTGGTGCTACGGTAAAAGCTAAAAACCTGGACCGGTTGGTGATTACTGATGCGAACGGTGGTTTTGCATTCACAGGAATTGATGAAAAAGCGGTACTGGTAGTCTCTTATTTGGGTTATAAAACTAAAGAAGTTCCAGTAAAAGCCGTAATGAATATTAGTATTGAGCTTGCAAATGCAGATTTAGAAGAGGTAGGTGTAATCAGTACGGGGTACCAGAAAGTTAAAAAGGATCAGCTAACAGGTGCAGCCAGTACAATAGGGGAGAAGGATTATAATCAGCGTACAGCTGTAACAGGTAATTTTTTGGAAAACCTGGAAGGAAAAATACCCGGTCTTGTTTACAATAGTATTTCAGGGGAGATTTCTATTCGCGGGGTAAGTACTTTTGATGCAGTTAAAAGACCATTGATTGTGGTGGATGGATTCCCTACAGAGATAGACCTGAGTACCATCAATCCAAATGATGTAGTCTCCGTATCGGTGCTTAGAGATGCCGCTGCTGCTTCAATATATGGTGTCCAGGCCTCTAATGGGGTAATCGTGGTCGAAACACGCCGTGGGAAAATAGGTAAGCCTGTTTTTAATTTCCGTAGTACTTTTGGTTTTGAGGCCAAGCCTGATTTTAGCAATCTGAATTATATTGGTTCGGAAGAAATGATTCAGATTCATAAAGATTATGTGAAATCAGGTAATGATGCTCGATATTACTATCAGGATCATAGTGCTATCGATCCAGTAAAAATGGTATTGTTTGATCTGGGTGATAAACTGATAACTCAGCAGCAGGCTGATGCGAAACTTGCTGCAATCGGCTCATATAACAATCTTAAAGATTATACCAATCTCTTTTATCAAAAAAGACTAACGAAGCAGGTTAATTTTGATGTGAGTGGTGGTAATGATAAAAGCACCTATTTGCTGGGCCTGAATTATATTACAGAAAAACCGAAAGAAAGAGCCTCCCAAAATGATAGGATTATCTTAAATGCGGCCAATACTTATCAGTTGACTAATTTGTTCTCTTTGGATTTTAGGGCAAGTTATACAAATAATCAGAAGAAAAATGGTAAGATAGCTCCCTATGAAGACCTTTTACCTTATGAGCGTTTGGTGGATGACTATGGTAATGCTTTGCCTGCAACTTATGGAGAAGGTAAAGAGACTTCTTATGCGGTTAGTAAAGCATATAATGAGGCTGCAAAAGCAAAAGGACTTTACGACATGCTGTATTATCCTTATGCCGAGCTAAATGCAAATTCTAATAAAACTACACTCAATTCATTCAGAACTCAGGGACGTTTAAATACTAAAATTACCAATTGGTTGAATTTGGATCTGGGAGGTGCTTATGAGAATGAGCAGGGTATCAATGACTACCTGCAAACAGACAAGACTTACAGAGTTCGTTATATGGTTAATATAAAGGCAAAGAAAGATCCGGTAAAAGGAACACCTATGTTTACGGACTTGCCACAGGGCGATTTTTTAAGCAAGCAGACAATAAAAAACTTAGCTTATACCTTACGCGGGCAATTTAATGCGAATTATTATTCGAAAGACAGGAAGCATAACATTTCGGGAATTTTGGGTGTTGAACAGCGAAAAACACAATCTGAATCTTATAAAACGACTTTCTTTGGCTATGATGGGCAGTCACTTATCAATAAGCCGGTAAATTTGCAGGTATTGAATACAAATACTCCGCCAGTTTTCTCCGAGTTGGGTACGTACGATGGTACAAGATTTAAAAGCACAAATTATTTTTCTGAATTGTCTAATGATAGACGGTTTCGTTCTTTCTATGGACAAGGAACCTATGTTTACGATCGTCGTTATGTAGCAACCGGAAGTTTGCGTATAGATCAGTCAAACCTTTTCGGAATAGATCCTAAGTATAAAAATACACCACTATGGTCTGCGGGACTTAGCTGGGTTCTGGCAGAAGAAGAATTTATCAAACCACTTACCTGGATCAGCACTTTACAGCTTAGAGCGGCTACTGGTTTCAATGGAAATGTGCCAAGTAGTGTCAATGGGCCCTTTCTGTTACTCAATTCAGGTTTAAATACCGTATTTAATACTTCCCAATTGTATTATGACGTAGCCTCGCCAGAGAACCAGTCTATTCGTTGGGAAACCACACAGAATTATAATCTTGGTTTAGACTTCGGATTATTAGAGGGAAAAATTTCTGGCTCTGTTGACGCTTATTATAAAAAAACAAGGGATGTATTTGGAATGATGTCTGCCGATCCAACATTAGGTTTCAATCAATACAATGCCAATACTGCCGCTATCGAAAATAAAGGTCTTGAGTTAATGATCAACAGTTCGAATTTCAGCTCAAGGAGCTTCAGCTGGCGCACAGGCATAACTGCATCTTTTAATAAAAATAAAGTGCTGGCTGTTCAAACAAAAGATAAAACGTCTTCCGTAAATATGGTTGATGGTACAGACCTTCAGAAAGGTTATCCAATGAATGCCCTGTTTAGTTATAAATACGCAGGTTTAAATGATAAAGGTCAGCCTGGAGTATATGATAGAAATGGTGATGTCAAAATTATGAATACTTATGGCGATGCCATTGTAGATGTTGATTTTGAAGACCTGAAATATAGTGGAACAACTACGCCAAAGTACGTGGTAGGTTTAAATAACCAGTTTTCTGTAGGAGCATTTGACTTCTCTTTTCTATTTATGTATTATGGCGGGCATGTGATGCGTGTACAACAGCCTAATCCTGATGATGTAAATTATGGTTATGCATTAAAGGGATCAGCTAATTACTGGAAACAAAAGGGAGATGAGCTGTATACTTCTATACCTGGATTTCCAGAATATGGTACTCCGGGATATTATGGCTTTGCTGCAAAATATGGTTACACGTATGGCGACCGTTTTGTTAGAAAAGCAGATTACATTAGGTTAAGAGATATCATTTTGACTTACAACCTAAAAAGTGAGACCTTAAAAAAGGCTGGTATCAGTAATACGCAAATCCGCTTCCAGGCACAAAACCCTTTCAAATATACATTTAGTGGAAACAGTATAGATTCAGAGTCAATCGACAAACGAACTGGAATCAGATCAATGCCTCAACAGGCTTTTTATAGTTTAACACTGTCTACTAATTTCTAA